GGAGCTGGCCAAGCAGATCGACGACTACCTGCGCGCGCAGATGCCCGTGTGGCGCGCGCGCTACCCCGGCGTCGAGACGATGAAGGTGGCGGTGATGGGCTGCATCGTCAACGGCCCGGGTGAGAGCAAGCACGCCGACATTGGCATCAGCCTGCCCGGCACCGGCGAGGCGCCGGCCGCGCCGGTGTTCATCGACGGCCAGAAGGCCATGACGCTGCGCGGCGAGCGCATCGCCCAGGAGTTCCAGGTCATCGTGGACGACTACGTCACGCGCCGCTTTGGCAGCGCCGCTGCCTGAGCTATTAAATTCATAGCTGCCAACGATTTTCCAGCAAGCGCTGGAGCCCGATTTCATCCAAAACCAAAGAACAACGAACACGATGCAGAAGCTGGTCGCCATCAAAGGCATGAACGACATCCTGCCGCCCGAGTCGGCGCGCTGGGAGTGGCTCGAGGACAAGGTGCGCGCGCTCATGGCGCGCTACGCCTACCGCAACATGCGCACCCCGATCGTGGAGCCCACGCCGCTGTTCGTGCGCGGCCTGGGCGAGGTGACCGATATCGTCGAAAAGGAGATGTACTCCTTCGAGGATCGCCTGAACGGCGAGCAGCTCACCCTGCGCCCCGAGGCCACGGCCGGCGTGGTGCGCGCGGTGGTCGAGCACTCCATGCTGTACGACGGCGGCAAGCGGCTGTACTACATGGGTCCGATGTTTCGCCACGAGCGGCCCCAGCGCGGGCGCTACCGCCAGTTCCACCAGATCGGCGCCGAGGCGCTGGGCTTTCCCGGTGCGCACGCCGATGCCGAGCTCATCTTGCTGGCGCACGCGCTGTGGCAGGAGCTGGGTCTGCAGGACGTGCGCCTGGAGCTCAACAGCCTGGGCCAGCCCGAGGAGCGCCGTGCGCACCGCGCGGCGCTGATCCAGTACCTGGAGCAGCACCAGGACCAGCTGGACGAGGACGCGCGCCGGCGCCTGTACAGCAATCCGCTGCGCATCCTGGACACGAAAAACCCCGCCATGCAGGCGATGGTCGAAGGCGCGCCCAGGCTCATGGACTTCCTGGGCGAGGCCTCGTTGGCCCACTTCGAGGGCGTCAAGGCCATCCTGGAGGCCAACGGCGTGGCCTGGCGCATCAACCCGCGCCTGGTGCGCGGCATGGACTACTACAACCTGACGGTGTTCGAGTTCATCACCGACCGCCTGGGCTCGCAGGGCACCATTTGCGGCGGCGGGCGCTATGACTACCTCATCGAGCAGATTGGCGGCAAGCCAGCCCCGGCCGTGGGTTGGGCCATCGGCGTGGAGCGCGTGCTGGAGCTGCTCAAGGAGCAGGGCGTGGCCGCGCCCGAGGCGGCGGCCGATGCCTACGCAGTGGTGCCTGACCCTGCGCAGCTGCCGCGCGTCATGGCCCATCTGCAGCAGCTGCGCGCCCTGGGCGTGATGGTGCAGATGCACGCCCCCACGGCGGCCGGCGAGGGCATGGGCAGCATGAAGTCGCAGTTCAAGAAGGCCGACGCCAGCGGCGCACGCTTTGCGCTGGTCTTCGGCGCGGATGAGTGGGCGCGCGGCGCCGTCACCGTCAAGCCCCTGCGCGAAGCAGGCGAACAGGCCGAGCGCCCGTTGGACTCGCTGGCAGACTGGGCCGCCACCCTACAATCTTCGCGCTGAACAAAAAAACGGTACGCACATGGCCAACAATTTCGACCTGCAAGAGCAGGAACAGCTTGAAGAACTCAAGCATTTCTGGAAAACCTGGGGCAACCTCATCACCTGGGCGCTCATCGTCGTGATGGGCGGCTTTGCCGCCTGGAACGGTTGGCGCCTGTGGCAAAGCCGCCAGGCCCAGCAGGCCACGGCCCTGGCCGAGGCGGTGGAGTCGGCCTCGCGCAGCGGCGACATGGCGCGCGTGGAGCAGGCCGTTGGCGACCTTCAATCCAGCTACGGCGGCACCGTGCAGGCGGCCCAGGCGGGCTTGCTGGCGGCCAGGGTGATGGCCGAAGCCGGCAATCTCGACGGCGCCAAGGGCGTCCTGACCTGGGTGGCCGACAAGGCCGGCGACGATGGCCTGCGCGCCGTGGCCCGCCTGCGCCTGGCCGCAGTGCTGGTCGAACAAAAGGCCTATGACGAGGCGTTGGCGCAACTGTCGCGCGGCATGACCCCTGAATTCAGTGCCCTGGCTGCCGACCGCAAGGGCGATGTGCTGCAGCTGCAGGACAAGAAGCCGCAGGCCGTGGAGGAATACCGCCGCGCCTGGCAGGCCATGGATGAGCGCGTGGACTATCGCCGCCTGGTCGAGGCCAAGCTGAACGCCCTGGGTGTGCAGCCCCAGGTCGTGGCCGCCGCGGGGGCTGCGCAGTGAGGGCCGCGCTGATCATGCGCCCGGCCGCGGTGCTCGCCTGCGCGCTGGTGCTGGCGGGGTGCTCGTCCCTGAGCAACATGATGCCCTGGAGCGGGCCGGCCCGGCCCAAGCCCGCGGAGCTGGGCCCCAACGTCCCCGTGCTGGGCGTGCGCCAGGCATGGACGGCGCAAATCGGCGATACGCAGGGCCTGGCCCTTGACGTGCGCGTAGTTGGCCACACGGTCGTGCTGGCCTCCGCTTCAGGGGAGGTGGCCGCCATTGACGCGCGCACCGGCGGGGACGTATGGCGCACGCGTCTGGGCATTCCCCTCGCGTCGGGCGTGGGCAGCGACGGCCGCTGGGCGGCCGTCGGCTCGCGGACCAGCGAGATCATCGCGCTGGAAGGCGGCCGCGAGATCTGGCGCAAGCACCTGCCGGCCCCGGCCTATACGGCGCCCTTGGTGGCAGGCGAGCGCATCTTCGTGCTGGGGGCGGACCGCTCGGTCTCTGCGTTCGACGCCGCCAGCGGGCGCCTGCTGTGGCGCCAGCAGCGTCCCGGCGAACCGCTCATCCTGCGCCAGGGAGGCGTGCTGATGGCGGTGGACGACACCCTGGTGGCGGGCCTGTCGGGTCGCCTGGTGGGCTTCAACCCGGACAACGGCAGCGTGCGCTGGGAGGCGCCCCTGGCCAGCCCGCGCGGCACCAACGACGTGGAGCGCCTGGTGGAGATCGTCGGGCGCACCAGCCGCGTGGGCGGCAGCCTCTGTGCCCGCGCCTATCAGGCCAGCGTGGGCTGCATCGACACTGCCCGGGGCAGTGTTGCCTGGACGCAGGCCGCCAGCGGCGGCGAAGGCATTGATGGCGACGAGCAGATGCTGTTTGGCACCGAAGGCAATGGCACGGTGCTGGCCTGGAGCCGCGCCGACGGCTCGCGCGCCTGGTCATCCAACCGCCTGCAGTGGCGCAAGCTGACGGCACCGCTGCTGCTGGGCCGCTCGGTGGTCGTGGGCGATGAGGCGGGGCTGGTGCATCTGCTGTCGCGCGAGGACGCCTCGCCTCTGAACCGCCTGGCCACCGACGGCTCGCCCATCGCGGCGGCGCCGGTGGCGGCGGCCTACACCCTGGTGGTGGTCACCCGCAAGGGCGGCGTTTACGGCTTTCGTCCCGAGTGACGAAGCACTGGATTGAAGGGAAGGGATGAAACCCGTCATCGCCCTGGTGGGGCGGCCCAATGTGGGCAAGTCCACCCTGTTCAACCGCTTGACGAAGACGCGCGACGCGATCGTGGCGGATTTCGCCGGCCTCACGCGCGACCGCCACTACGGCCATGGTCGCCAGGGCAAGCTGGAATACATCGTCATCGACACCGGCGGCTTCGAGCCTGACGCGGGCAGCGGCATCTACCGCGAAATGGCGCGCCAGACGCAGCAGGCCGTGGCCGAGGCCGATGTGGTTCTCTTCGTGGTGGATGCGCGCGCCGGTCTGTCTGCGCAGGACCACGAGATCGCCAACTACCTGCGCCGCCTGGGCAAGCCCTGTGTGCTGGCTGGCAACAAGGCCGAAGGCATGCAGGGCAGCGCCCAGCTGGCCGAGTTCTACGAGTTGGGCCTGGGCGAAGTCTTTCCCGTCTCGGCCGCTCACGGCCAGGGCGTGCGTGGACTGGTGGAACATGCGCTGCAGCCGCTTCCTGTCCTCGAAGAAGACGACGCAGCCGAGCCGGGCCAGGAAGTCATCCGTCTGGCAGTGGCCGGTCGGCCCAATGTCGGCAAATCCACGCTGATCAATGCCTGGCTGGGCGAGGAGCGTCTGGTGGCGTTCGACCTGCCGGGCACCACGCGCGATGCCATCACCGTGCCGCTGGAGCGGGGCGGCCGCAAGTTCGAGCTGATCGACACGGCAGGCCTGCGTCGCAAGGGCAGGGTGTTCGAGGCCATCGAGAAGTTCTCGGTGGTCAAGACGTTGCAGGCGATCGAGTCGGCGCACGTGGTGCTGCTGCTGCTGGACGCCACCCAGGGTGTGACAGACCAGGACGCGCACATCGCCGGCTACATCCTGGAGAGCGGCCGGGCCGTGGTCGTCGCCATCAACAAATGGGACGCGGTGGACAGCTACCAGCGCCAGGAGCTCGAGCGCTCCATCGAGACGCGACTGTCCTTCCTGAAATTTGCTTCGATGCACTACATCTCGGCGCAAAAGCGCCAGGGCCTGGCGCCGCTGTGGACTGCGCTGGTGCAGGCCTACAAGGCGGCCAACTGCAAGATGCCCACGCCCCTGCTCACGCGCGTGCTGCTGGAGGCGGTCCAATTTCAGAGCCCGAAGCGCGCGGGGAGCTTCCGCCCCAAGCTGCGCTACGCCCACCAGGGGGGCATGAACCCGCCCATCATCGTTGTCCACGGCAACTCGCTGGAGCATGTGACGGACGCTTACAAACGCTTCCTGGAGGGGCGCTTTCGCAAGGAGTTCGACCTGGTCGGAACACCGCTGCGCATCGAGATGAAGACGTCGGCCAACCCTTATGCGGACAAGGGCACAGGGTGATGCCCTGGGGGCCTGCGGGGCTGCAAGGCTGTGTTAAGGTGCCGTATCACAACAACATCCTTGAACACGGAGAATATCGTGAGCAATAAAGGCCAACTTCTGCAAGATCCCTTCCTCAACGCCCTGCGCCGCGAGCACGTGCCTGTTTCCATCTACCTGGTCAACGGCATCAAGCTGCAAGGGCAGATCGAATCCTTCGATCAATACGTCGTGCTGCTGCGCAATACGGTGACCCAGATGGTTTACAAGCACGCCATCTCCACCATCGTGCCCGGACGCGCCGTGAACTTCTCCACCACGGCCGAGCCTGCCGAGCCCGACAGCGGCGAGAACCGTTAACCTCTTTTCTGGCGGCGCGAAGCTGCGCCGGCTGGCCGGCGTCTCGCTTTCCTGCCGCCCGCAACTTTGACCTTACCTCATCAAACTTTTGATGGCCCTGCCGCGCCGGTCCTGTTGGTCGGCGTGGATTTTGGCCTGCCCCACTTCGATAGCGAACTCGAAGAGCTTGGCCTGTTGGCGCAGACTGCAGGGCTTGCGCCTGTTGCCCGCCTGACCTGCAAGCGCAAGGTGCCTGACGCGGCTCTGTTCGTGGGCAGTGGCAAGGCGGACGAGATTCGCACTCTGGCGGAAATGCACGGAGCCCAGGAAGTGCTGTTCGATCAGGCGCTCAGCCCTGCACAGCAGCGCAACCTGGAGCGCCATATCGGCCTCCCGGTCAACGATCGGACGCTGCTCATCCTGGAGATCTTTGCTCAGCGTGCGCGCAGCCACGAAGGCAAGCTGCAGGTGGAGCTGGCCCGGCTGCAATACCTGTCCACGCGCCTGGTGCGCCGCTGGTCGCACTTAGAGCGCCAGCGCGGCGGTATCGGCACGCGCGGCGGGCCGGGCGAGCGGCAGATCGAGCTGGACCGCCGCATGATCGACGACGCCATCAAGCGTACGCGCGAGCGCCTGGTCAAGGTCAAGCGCCAGCGCAACACGCAGCGGCGCCAGCGTGAGCGGCGCGAGACGTTCAACATCTCCATCGTCGGCTACACCAACGCCGGCAAATCCACGCTGTTCAACGCGCTGGTCAAGGCGCGTGCCTATGCGGCCGACCAGTTGTTCGCCACGCTGGACACCACGACGCGCCAGCTCTACCTGGGCGAGGATGTCGGATCGGTATCGCTGTCGGATACGGTGGGCTTCATCCGAGACCTGCCGCACGGACTGGTCGATGCCTTCCAGGCCACGCTGCAGGAGGCTGTGGACGCCGATCTGTTGCTGCATGTGGTGGACGCGTCCAACCCTGGCTTCCCTGAGCAGATCGCCCAGGTCCAGCTGGTGCTGCAGGAGATTGGCGCGGCCGACATCACGCAGCTGCTGGTGTTTAACAAGGTCGATGCCGTGCCCCCCGACGCTCAGCCTGAGGCGCTGCTGGACAGCTATGAAATCGATGGGCGACAGATACCGCGCATCTATGTGAGCGCACGCGAAGGTGCCGGCATGGCGGCTCTGCGCGCGCAGCTGACCGCCATGGCGCTGGAGCGCCCCGGCGCGCCCATGTCCCCTGACGCCGCAGCTGAATTGCCGGCGGCCGAAGAGTGATTGGGCACAATGCTCGACTGTTGTCGTGTCTTCACAGAATAAGAGAATCTGCGCATGAACCTTCCTAGCCGCTCCTGGCGCCAGGCCCTGCTGCCGGCGCGCATCCGGGGGGTGTTCAACCTCAACGATCCACGCTGGGGCCGGGGCGAGGAGGGCGGCGATGGTCAGCGCCCCGAGCCCGAACGTCCCGTCGAGCCGCCCCGCGGCAACCGCGGGCCGACCGGTGGCCCCGCCGGCGGGCAGCCGCCGGACCTGGACGAGCTGTGGCGTGACCTGAACCGCAAGCTGGGCGGCCTGTTTGGCGGTCGTGGCGGCGGCGGTGGCCGCGGGCAGCCGCCTGCAGGCGGCGGCGGCAGCTTTCAGCCGGACATGAAGAATGCCGGCGTTGGGCTGGGCCTGATCGCAGGCGTTGCCGTGCTGATCTGGCTGGGCACGGGCTTTTTCATCGTGCAGGAGGGCCAGCAGGCCGTCATCACCCAGTTCGGCAAGTACAAAAGCACTGTCAATGCCGGCTTCAACTGGCGCCTGCCGTACCCCATCCAGCGCCATGAATTGGTGTTCGTGACGCAGATCCGCTCGGTGGACGTAGGTCGCGACAGCATCATCAAGAGCACCGGTTTGCGCGAATCCGCCATGCTGACCGAGGACGAGAACATCGTCGAGATCAAGTTCGCCGTGCAGTACCGCCTGAACGACGCGCGCGCCTGGTTGTTCGAGAGCCGCAATCCGGGCGATGCGGTGGTGCAGGCTGCCGAGACTGCAGTGCGCGAGGTGGTTGGCAAGATGCGCATGGATAGCGCCTTGGCGGAGGAGCGCGACCAGATCGCACCGCGGGTGCGCAACCTGATGCAGTCCATCCTGGACCGCTACAAGGTCGGCGTCGAAGTCGTGGGCATCAATTTGCAGCAGGGCGGCGTGCGTCCGCCCGAGCAGGTTCAGGCTGCCTTCGACGACGTGCTCAAGGCTGGCCAGGAACGCGAGCGTGCCAAGAACGAGGCCCAGGCCTATGCCAATGACGTGATCCCGCGGGCGGTGGGTACTGCCTCGCGCCTGGGCGAGGAAGCCGCGGCCTACAAGGCCCGCATCGTGGCTCAGGCGCAGGGCGATGCCCAGCGCTTTTCCTCGGTGCTGACCGAATACCAGAAGGCGCCGCAGGTGACGCGTGACCGCCTGTACCTGGAAAGCATGCAGCAGGTCTACAGCAGCGTGACCAAGGTGCTGGTGGAGTCGCGCCAGGGATCCAATCTGCTGTACCTGCCGCTGGACAAGATCATGCAGGGCGTTGCCCAGACGCCCCAGCCGGCCGGCTCGGGCCTGGATGCCGCCCCCGCGGCCCCGGGTTCATCGGCGCCCGGTGCCGGCACGCCCCCGCTGAACAACGATGCACGCGCCCGCGATGCCCGCTCGCGTGAACGCGAGTCCCGATAGGAGAGCCGTGTGAACAGAATCGGATTCATCGCAACCAGCGTCCTGGTTGCGCTTGCCCTGCTGAGCTCCATGGTCTTCGTGGTCGACCAGCGCCAGTTTGGCGTGGTCTATGCCCTGGGTCAGATCAAGGATGTGATCACCGAGCCGGGCCTGAACTTCAAGCTGCCACCGCCGTTCCAGAACGTGCGCTACATCGACAAGCGTCTGCTCACGCTGGACAGCTCGGAGACCGAATCGATGCTCACCGCCGAAAAGCAGCGCGTGGTCATCGACTGGTACGTGCGCTGGCGCATCAGCGACCCGTCGGAATACATCCGCAACGTCGGTCTGGACGAGAACGCGGGCGCCCTGCAGCTCAACCGCGTGGTACGCAACGCCTTCCAGGAGGAAGTCAACCGGCGCACCGTGCGCGAGCTGATCTCCACCAAGCGCGACGCGCTGATGTCGGACGTCAAGCGCGAAGTGCTGGAGACGGTACGCGGCGCCAAACCCTGGGGTGTGGATGTGGTGGACGTGCGCATCACCCGCGTGGACTACGTGGAGGCCATCACCGAGTCGGTGTACCGCCGCATGGAGGCCGAGCGCAAGCGTGTGGCCAACGAGCTGCGCTCCACCGGCGCGGCCGAGGGCGAGAAGATCCGCGCTGATGCCGACCGCCAGCGCGAGATCACCATCGCCAATGCCTACCGCGACGCGCAGAAGATTAAGGGCGAGGGCGACGCAGAGGCCGCGAGCACTTACGGCGAGGCGTTTGGCCGCGACCCGCAGTTCGCGCAGTTCTACCGCAGCCTGGAGGCCTACAAGTCCAGCTTCAACCGCAAGAGCGACGTGGTGGTGCTGGACCCATCGTCCACCGAGTTCTTCAAGGCCTTCCGCGGCGGCAGCGTCGGGGCACGCCAGGCTCCCTGAGCGGCACGCCGGCGACGCGGACGCCTAATGGATTGGGGCAGCGCCACCTGGGGCGCCATCGGCCTCGTGCTGGTGATCGAAGGGGTATTGCCCTTCGTCTCGCCGGCCGGGTGGCGGCGCACTTTCAGCCAGTTGCTGCGGCTGCGCGACGGGCAGATCCGTTTTTGCGCGCTGCTGAGCATCCTCGCGGGTGGGCTCGTATTGCTGCTTGCCTGATACGGCCGGGACCTGTAAGAGGCTGGTTCTGCCCCAGCCAGTAGAATCTCCCTTTTAACAGCTCCCCCTTTTTCCATGTCTGCCTGGGTCCTGCCGGATCACATTGCCGATGTCCTGCCTTCCGAGGCCCGGCACATCGAAGAGCTGCGCCGCGGCTTGCTGGACACGGCCCGCAGCTATGGCTACGAGCTGGTGATGCCGCCGTTGCTGGAGCACCTCGATTCGCTGTTGAGCGGAGCCGGCGAGGCGCTGGACCTGCAGACTTTCAAATTGGTCGATCAGCTGTCAGGTCGCTCCATCGGCCTGCGCGCCGACACCACACAGCAGGTGGCGCGCATCGACGCCCACCTGCTCAACAGGCGCGGCGTCACCCGGCTTTGTTACTGCGGCCCGGTGTTGCATGCCCGCCCTGACCGCCCCCGGGCCACCCGCGAGCCGCTGCAGTTCGGTGCCGAGATCTACGGCCATGCCGGCACCGAGGCCGACATCGAATCCGTAGTGCTGGCGCTCGAATGCCTGCGTGTGGCCCAGGTGCCGGAGGTCAGCGTGGATCTGGCCGACGTGCGCATCGTGCGCAGCCTGCTGGCTGGCGTTCCGGTGGATCTGGCCACGCTCAGCCGGGTGCATGCCGCTCTGGCTGCCAAGGACGGCAGCGAGCTGGCGCACCTGACCCGTGGCTTTCCGGCCGCAGCGCGCGAAGGGCTGCTGGCACTGCTGCAGCTGTATGGCGATGCCCAGGTGCTGGATGAGGCCGAAAAGGTGCTCAAACCCGCACCAGAGCTGCGCAAGGCGCTATCAGATTTGAAATCCGTTGCCTCTCGCATCAAAGGCGCGCGCGTCACCTTTGACCTGGCTGACCTGCGTGGCTACGCCTACTACAGTGGCACGCGCTTTGCGATGTATGTGCCCGGCGCCAGCGACGCGCTGGTGCGCGGTGGCCGCTACGACGAGGTAGGCGCAGCGTTCGGGCGTAACCGGCCGGCGGCAGGCTTTAGCCTGGACATCAAGCAACTGGTGGGCGTGGTGGCGCCCCGTCCGCTGAAAGCCGCCATCCGCGCGCCATGGGGTGACGGCGCTGAGGCCATCGCTGCCATCGCCGCGCTGCGCCGGCAGGGCGAAACCGTGGTGTGCATGCTTTCGGAGAGCAGCAGCGAGATTGACGAGTTCTGCTGTGACCGGGAGCTGGTTTGCGAAGACGGGCAGTGGGTCGTGCATCCCCTGTGAGCGGTTTTCTTCCTTCTTCCTTTTTTTGACTTAGGTTGGACATAAAGATGAGCAAAGGGCGCAACGTCGTCGTGGTCGGCACCCAGTGGGGCGACGAAGGCAAGGGCAAGCTGGTGGACTGGCTGACCGAAAGCGCGCAAGGCGTGGTGCGCTTCCAGGGTGGCCACAACGCCGGGCACACGCTGGTCATCAATGGGGTCAAGACGGCCTTACATCTGATTCCCAGCGGCATCATGCGTGCAGGCGTCAAGTGCTACATCGGCAACGGCGTGGTGCTGTCGGCGGCCAAACTGTTTGAAGAGATCGAAGGCCTGGAAAAGGCGGGTGTCGAAGTCCGTTCGCGCCTGCGCGTGAGCGAGGCCTGCCCGCTCATCCTGCCTTTCCACGCTGCGCTGGATGTGGCCCGCGAGGCCGCCCGCGAGCACGGCGGCGCCGAAAAGATCGGCACCACCGGTCGCGGCATTGGCCCTGCCTATGAAGACAAGATCGCGCGCCGGGCTCTGCGCGTGCAGGACCTGAAGCACCCTGAACGCTTTGCAGCCAAGCTGCGCGAGCTGCTGGCGCTGCACAACCATGTGTTGACCACTTTCCTGGGGTCCGCCAGCTTCCAGTTCGGTGAGATGCTCAAGCCCTACGTCCGGGACGGCGAGGTGCAGTTCGAACCGGTGTTCGAAGAAGCCATGCGCCATGCCGACATGCTGCGCCCCATGATGGCCGACGTCTCGCGCGAACTCAACGAGGCGCACGCCGCCGGCGCCAACCTGCTGTTCGAAGGCGCCCAGGGCACACTGCTGGATGTGGACCACGGCACCTACCCTTATGTCACCTCCAGCAACTGCGTCGCAGGCAACGCCTGTGCGGGCGCGGGCGTCGGGCCCAGCCTGCTGCACTATGTGCTGGGCATCACCAAAGCGTATTGCACCCGCGTGGGAGGCGGCCCCTTCCCGACGGAGCTGGACTGGGAAAAGCCCGGCACGCCGGGCTATCACATGAGCACCGTGGGAGCCGAGCGCGGCGTGACCACCGGCCGCAGTCGCCGCTGCGGCTGGTTCGATGCCGCCTTGCTCAAGCGCAGTGCGCAGGTCAACGGCCTGTCGGGGTTGTGCATCACCAAGCTGGATGTACTCGACGGCCTGTCGGAGCTGCAGCTGTGCGTGGGCTACCAGCTCGACGGCGAGCATGTTGATCTGCTGCCCATGGGCGCCGAGGAAATCGCGCGCTGCACGCCTATCTACGAGAAGATGCCTGGCTGGAGCGATTCCACCGTGGGCATGACGCGCTATGAAGACCTGCCCACGAACGCACGCAGCTATCTGGAGCGGATCGAGCAGGTGACGGGCGTGCCGATCGCCATGATCTCCACCAGCCCCGACCGCGATCACACCATCGTGATCCATCAGCCGTACACGCAGCAATAAGCGAATTTCCAGCCCAATTGGCCGTTAGCGCTTGCCCCTAAAGCGCTGACAGCTATTAAAAAAGGAGTGAACGATGCTGACCGAAGACGGCAAGCACCTGTATGTGAGCTACGACGAGTACCACAACCTCATCGAAAAACTGGCACTCAAGGTGCATCAGTCCGGTTGGCAGTTCGACACCATCCTGTGTTTGGCTCGCGGCGGCCTGCGGCCTGGCGACATTCTCAGTCGCATCTTTGACAAGCCGCTGGCCATCATGTCCACCAGTTCCTATCGGGCTGAGGCAGGAACGGTGCAGGGGCATCTGGACATTGCACGCTTCATTACTACGCCCAAGGGAGAAATCGCCGGGCGCGTGCTGCTGGTGGACGACCTGGCCGATTCGGGCCACACCTTGAACGCGGTGATTACCATGCTCAGGACGAACTACGCGCCCATTACCGAGCTGCGCAGCGCGGTGATCTGGACCAAGGGTTTCTCCACGTTCACGCCTGACTATTCGGTGGAGTTCCTTCCGTCCAACCCCTGGATCCATCAGCCGTTCGAAGGCTATGACAACTTGTCGCCCGACAAGCTGCTGGAGAAGTGGAAGCTGTAAGCTCAAAAGGTAAAAACGCGACGCAAGGAATTTTCGGGCAAAAAATCGCGTTATACTTGCGGGCCTGCTGCAGCGAAGATGTCCAATGGGCTTTATGCTGCAGCAGCCGGAGAAGGTCCTCAAAAAATCTTCTCCCGGTCTTGCAACTGCCCAGATTTCTGATGTATAGTTCAAGGCTTCGCTTCTGACGGAGCGGCGGTGCTGGAAGGTACTGCAGGAAGTCGGAAGCGGCGGTCGAAAGGCCCTCAAGTTTGACAGGTTACTTTGAAACCTGTTATAGTTCAAGGCTTCGCTGATCGCAGCGAGGTTCGGAAAAAGAGGATGTGGTGCTTCGGTGCTGCGGCTTATTTTTCCAGGTGCTTTAACAATATACAGCCGATAAGCGTGGGCGTTTGATGAGGCGAGTGCCATGGTTCTTCGGAATCAAATCAAACGCTCATGGAAATAGAGAAGTGAAGTTCACTTCAATTCCGTTTTTATGAGTGTGGAGCTCTTCGGGGCTCCAAACAATTCAAGATCGAACTGTAGAGTTTGATCCTGGCTCAGATTGAACGCTGGCGGCATGCCTTACACATGCAAGTCGAACGGTAACAGGTCTTCGGATGCTGACGAGTGGCGAACGGGTGAGTAATACATCGGAACGTGCCCGATCGTGGGGGATAACGGAGCGAAAGCTTTGCTAATACCGCATACGATCTACGGATGAAAGCGGGGGATCTTTGGACCTCGCGCGGACGGAGCGGCCGATGGCAGATTAGGTAGTTGGTGGGATAAAAGCTTACCAAGCCGACGATCTGTAGCTGGTCTGAGAGGATGATCAGCCACACTGGGACTGAGACACGGCCCAGACTCCTACGGGAGGCAGCAGTGGGGAATTTTGGACAATGGGGGAAACCCTGATCCAGCCATGCCGCGTGCAGGATGAAGGCCTTCGGGTTGTAAACTGCTTTTGTACGGAACGAAAAGGTCTTTTCTAATACAGAAGGCCCATGACGGTACCGTAAGAATAAGCACCGGCTAACTACGTGCCAGCAGCCGCGGTAATACGTAGGGTGCAAGCGTTAATCGGAATTACTGGGCGTAAAGCGTGCGCAGGCGGTTATGCAAGACAGTGGTGAAATCCCCGGGCTCAACCTGGGAACTGCCATTGTGACTGCATAGCTGGAGTGCGGCAGAGGGGGATGGAATTCCGCGTGTAGCAGTGAAATGCGTAGATATGCGGAGGAA
The DNA window shown above is from Pulveribacter suum and carries:
- the der gene encoding ribosome biogenesis GTPase Der, producing the protein MKPVIALVGRPNVGKSTLFNRLTKTRDAIVADFAGLTRDRHYGHGRQGKLEYIVIDTGGFEPDAGSGIYREMARQTQQAVAEADVVLFVVDARAGLSAQDHEIANYLRRLGKPCVLAGNKAEGMQGSAQLAEFYELGLGEVFPVSAAHGQGVRGLVEHALQPLPVLEEDDAAEPGQEVIRLAVAGRPNVGKSTLINAWLGEERLVAFDLPGTTRDAITVPLERGGRKFELIDTAGLRRKGRVFEAIEKFSVVKTLQAIESAHVVLLLLDATQGVTDQDAHIAGYILESGRAVVVAINKWDAVDSYQRQELERSIETRLSFLKFASMHYISAQKRQGLAPLWTALVQAYKAANCKMPTPLLTRVLLEAVQFQSPKRAGSFRPKLRYAHQGGMNPPIIVVHGNSLEHVTDAYKRFLEGRFRKEFDLVGTPLRIEMKTSANPYADKGTG
- the bamB gene encoding outer membrane protein assembly factor BamB; this translates as MRPAAVLACALVLAGCSSLSNMMPWSGPARPKPAELGPNVPVLGVRQAWTAQIGDTQGLALDVRVVGHTVVLASASGEVAAIDARTGGDVWRTRLGIPLASGVGSDGRWAAVGSRTSEIIALEGGREIWRKHLPAPAYTAPLVAGERIFVLGADRSVSAFDAASGRLLWRQQRPGEPLILRQGGVLMAVDDTLVAGLSGRLVGFNPDNGSVRWEAPLASPRGTNDVERLVEIVGRTSRVGGSLCARAYQASVGCIDTARGSVAWTQAASGGEGIDGDEQMLFGTEGNGTVLAWSRADGSRAWSSNRLQWRKLTAPLLLGRSVVVGDEAGLVHLLSREDASPLNRLATDGSPIAAAPVAAAYTLVVVTRKGGVYGFRPE
- a CDS encoding YfgM family protein, producing the protein MANNFDLQEQEQLEELKHFWKTWGNLITWALIVVMGGFAAWNGWRLWQSRQAQQATALAEAVESASRSGDMARVEQAVGDLQSSYGGTVQAAQAGLLAARVMAEAGNLDGAKGVLTWVADKAGDDGLRAVARLRLAAVLVEQKAYDEALAQLSRGMTPEFSALAADRKGDVLQLQDKKPQAVEEYRRAWQAMDERVDYRRLVEAKLNALGVQPQVVAAAGAAQ
- the hfq gene encoding RNA chaperone Hfq codes for the protein MSNKGQLLQDPFLNALRREHVPVSIYLVNGIKLQGQIESFDQYVVLLRNTVTQMVYKHAISTIVPGRAVNFSTTAEPAEPDSGENR
- the hisS gene encoding histidine--tRNA ligase, with the protein product MQKLVAIKGMNDILPPESARWEWLEDKVRALMARYAYRNMRTPIVEPTPLFVRGLGEVTDIVEKEMYSFEDRLNGEQLTLRPEATAGVVRAVVEHSMLYDGGKRLYYMGPMFRHERPQRGRYRQFHQIGAEALGFPGAHADAELILLAHALWQELGLQDVRLELNSLGQPEERRAHRAALIQYLEQHQDQLDEDARRRLYSNPLRILDTKNPAMQAMVEGAPRLMDFLGEASLAHFEGVKAILEANGVAWRINPRLVRGMDYYNLTVFEFITDRLGSQGTICGGGRYDYLIEQIGGKPAPAVGWAIGVERVLELLKEQGVAAPEAAADAYAVVPDPAQLPRVMAHLQQLRALGVMVQMHAPTAAGEGMGSMKSQFKKADASGARFALVFGADEWARGAVTVKPLREAGEQAERPLDSLADWAATLQSSR
- the hflX gene encoding GTPase HflX produces the protein MTLPHQTFDGPAAPVLLVGVDFGLPHFDSELEELGLLAQTAGLAPVARLTCKRKVPDAALFVGSGKADEIRTLAEMHGAQEVLFDQALSPAQQRNLERHIGLPVNDRTLLILEIFAQRARSHEGKLQVELARLQYLSTRLVRRWSHLERQRGGIGTRGGPGERQIELDRRMIDDAIKRTRERLVKVKRQRNTQRRQRERRETFNISIVGYTNAGKSTLFNALVKARAYAADQLFATLDTTTRQLYLGEDVGSVSLSDTVGFIRDLPHGLVDAFQATLQEAVDADLLLHVVDASNPGFPEQIAQVQLVLQEIGAADITQLLVFNKVDAVPPDAQPEALLDSYEIDGRQIPRIYVSAREGAGMAALRAQLTAMALERPGAPMSPDAAAELPAAEE